In Paracoccus sp. TOH, a single window of DNA contains:
- a CDS encoding proline racemase family protein, producing MRRAKLVPVLPCHAKAEAGGVSVGSIALPPVRARSRRIAPDQAQRNFVLTEARGGRLRQVDLPVPPQDPRAQMGWIVIKPADTPAISGSNALCVARVLPARPGGLTKVKAECRDGRAGQ from the coding sequence ATGCGCCGCGCGAAACTCGTGCCTGTCCTGCCCTGCCATGCCAAAGCCGAGGCCGGCGGTGTGAGCGTCGGCAGCATCGCGCTGCCGCCGGTCCGGGCGCGGTCGCGCCGGATCGCGCCAGATCAGGCACAACGGAATTTCGTGTTGACCGAAGCGCGCGGCGGCAGGCTCCGGCAGGTCGACCTGCCGGTACCGCCGCAGGATCCGCGGGCGCAGATGGGCTGGATCGTCATCAAGCCCGCCGACACCCCGGCCATCTCCGGCTCGAATGCGCTCTGCGTGGCAAGGGTGCTGCCGGCGCGGCCGGGCGGGCTGACCAAGGTCAAGGCCGAGTGCCGCGACGGCAGGGCCGGGCAATGA
- a CDS encoding GntR family transcriptional regulator, with the protein MPFKPAEVPNLGKAPSASDIILKFIRDSIADGTLDEGEPIRQDDVARMFNVSKIPVREALKRLEAEGLVEFQRNKGAIVTAVSEPEIAQIFETRAILESAAIRLSVPHMTPETFAEAEAFCDAFARETDVAQWSALNWRFHSRLYLDAQRPFLVGTIRAVNDRLERYLRIQLALSHGQGTADREHRQILAACREGDVEKAGALLHAHIMGACSSLLHHLPKAET; encoded by the coding sequence ATGCCATTCAAGCCTGCAGAGGTTCCCAATCTCGGCAAGGCCCCCAGCGCCTCTGACATCATCCTGAAATTCATCCGCGATTCCATCGCCGACGGCACGCTGGACGAGGGCGAGCCGATCCGCCAGGACGATGTCGCCAGGATGTTCAACGTCAGCAAGATCCCGGTCCGCGAGGCGCTGAAGCGGCTCGAGGCCGAGGGTCTGGTCGAGTTCCAGCGCAACAAGGGCGCCATCGTCACCGCGGTCTCGGAACCCGAGATCGCGCAAATCTTCGAGACCCGCGCCATTCTCGAATCGGCCGCCATCAGGCTGTCGGTGCCGCATATGACCCCCGAGACCTTCGCCGAGGCCGAGGCCTTCTGCGATGCCTTCGCCCGGGAAACCGATGTGGCGCAATGGTCGGCGCTGAACTGGCGGTTCCACAGTCGCCTGTATCTGGACGCGCAGCGGCCGTTCCTGGTCGGCACGATCCGCGCGGTGAACGACCGGCTGGAGCGCTACCTGCGCATCCAGCTGGCGCTGTCGCACGGCCAGGGCACGGCGGATCGCGAGCATCGCCAGATCCTCGCCGCCTGCCGCGAGGGCGATGTCGAAAAGGCCGGCGCCCTGCTCCACGCCCATATCATGGGCGCCTGCTCATCGCTGCTGCATCACCTGCCCAAGGCCGAGACGTAA
- a CDS encoding ornithine cyclodeaminase: MIGNAAPQFLSYAAAIGRLDWSDAVEALRRGHALPRAQIRDVFLGPPTGTMMSRSAWIEGLGYGAKTFTVFDGNAARGLPTVQGAMLVFDEDAGALRAIVDSPLVTEVKTAADSVLGASLLARPDSRHLLVVGAGTVATSLVKAYTAVLPGIERVSVWSRRPEQAQGLVAGLDDIGAELVAVPDLRAAVGQADIVSSATMARQPVILGDWVRPGTHVDLIGAFMADMREADDALMARAALFVDSRETTLGHIGELMLPIASGAITAESVLGDLYDLVRPDARRRRSGDEITVFKNGGGAHLDLMIASYIARAMAG, encoded by the coding sequence ATGATTGGCAACGCTGCCCCGCAGTTCCTGTCCTACGCGGCGGCGATCGGCCGGCTGGACTGGTCGGATGCGGTCGAGGCGCTGCGCCGGGGCCATGCTCTGCCAAGGGCGCAGATCCGCGACGTGTTCCTGGGCCCGCCGACCGGCACGATGATGAGCCGCTCGGCCTGGATCGAGGGGCTGGGCTACGGCGCCAAGACCTTCACCGTCTTCGACGGCAATGCGGCGCGCGGCCTGCCGACGGTGCAGGGCGCCATGCTGGTCTTTGACGAGGATGCCGGCGCGCTGCGCGCCATCGTCGACAGCCCGCTGGTGACCGAGGTCAAGACCGCCGCCGATTCCGTGCTGGGCGCCAGCCTGCTGGCCCGGCCGGACAGCCGGCACCTGCTGGTGGTCGGCGCGGGCACGGTCGCGACCAGCCTGGTCAAGGCCTATACGGCGGTGCTGCCGGGGATCGAGCGGGTCTCGGTCTGGTCGCGTCGTCCCGAACAGGCGCAGGGGCTGGTGGCCGGGCTGGACGACATCGGGGCCGAGCTGGTGGCGGTGCCGGATCTGCGGGCGGCGGTGGGCCAGGCCGACATCGTCTCCTCGGCCACCATGGCGCGGCAGCCGGTGATTCTGGGCGACTGGGTGCGGCCCGGCACCCATGTCGACCTGATCGGCGCCTTCATGGCCGACATGCGCGAGGCCGACGACGCGCTGATGGCCCGCGCCGCGCTGTTCGTGGACAGCCGCGAAACCACGCTGGGCCATATCGGCGAGCTGATGCTGCCCATCGCCTCGGGCGCGATCACCGCCGAAAGCGTGCTGGGCGATCTCTACGACCTGGTGCGCCCCGACGCGCGCCGGCGGCGGTCCGGGGACGAGATCACCGTCTTCAAGAACGGCGGCGGCGCGCATCTCGACCTGATGATCGCATCCTATATCGCCCGGGCAATGGCGGGCTGA